A segment of the Lycium barbarum isolate Lr01 chromosome 7, ASM1917538v2, whole genome shotgun sequence genome:
AAAATGTGAAAATACGTATTCGGAGTTTTTCGAATTCCGAAATTCTAACAATTTTATGTCAAAACATGATTCCGGAATACAATTCCGAAAAAAAAAGTTAAGCTTATCCATGGCCTAAGGGGCCCTTTATATTTGACGGAATACATCGTTAGCCCTTAATTTGTCTGTATGTTTTATTTAGATATGTAAATTACGGTATATTTTAATTGAGTACCTGAACATATGATAAGTATTTATATAAAATATGCATTTCGGATCAAATTTTACAAAAGCTTCTACCTCAGTTCTTAAGTGATCATTTGATAAATAAATTAACCACTTTAAATGATTAACTTATTTACATAATAGATTGCTTGGAACACGCGCACGAACTATTTTATCATGTGTTTAAGTGTTTAATTGGAACAGACCGTAGTTTGAGTATCTAAATGGACGTTTAGCCATGAGAAATGTGAAAGTTGGAAAAAGTACaatagtattttatttttaagTTGAAATGATATTTGAAAACTAGAATTGTATTTGCACGTGATTACAAATTAGTAAAAATTTACCCAATCCCGGTGTTTACATCCAAAAAATGGATGTATAACATGTGTTTTAATCTATATAACTATCACTTAACCGTGATTAATAAATGTATACGTTCATTTTATTAAATCACTTAACCATGGTAAATTGTACTTATTTGGTATAAACACCAGATGTGGGTAAGTATTTACCATACAAATTAGAGTTGTTTTTGTATTTTTGTGAGCGCTTTTGAGTGAAAATTGTGAAAGAGCTTTTTGGAGTCTctcaaattccaaaaaaaaaaaatggaaattcgaCTTCAAATTGAAACTTCAAAATTGTAATAATTCTATGTCCAAATAATTTTTGAAATACTTTCTAAGATAAACATTAAATAATGacaccttataaaattgtccccATGTAGTATTAACTTTTTGCGAAGAGTATGGACTTTATCTTTATGTGTTATTATATTTGTTCCTAATTTAGGTGGTATATATTTAGAGATACATtaactttaatttatttttttacgcTTGGTAAATGAATGcaatcagacctctctataacggcagtcacatataacaacacctctctataaTAGTCAATTTTTTtaaaccgattttttatgttatattttacttttctataacaacatttcacttataacagcaacaaccaactttataacagtacgctctttgtaaaattaccccccatataacatctatttttttttggggtaatataataattaaccatttttataaaaatagaatatcatgattactaataataagtgtagagattttgaccaaatatttgatcatttaatacactattacagtaaaaaaaatattatatatatatatattcatcattaAACGGTTTTCGTTCGTTATACAaaatgtgattaagcttagaatttggcaATTAAAAGTGAAAATTAGAAAAATGCATCATTTTTTACTATAAcagcgaaatattatttaaatgtcaatgctgttataggtgtataatagtcattctctataacagctgaaAAATTTCAGACTCAACGAtgctattatagagaggtttgattgtaTTACATAAATTAAGACAGAGGAGTACCATTTATTGTTCATCAAAGCTTCTTCTTTCCATAAAAATAACAAGAACGTTGATGTGGCAACAATTTATAATGAAACGGTTTCAATGCTTCTTCCTTCCAGAAAAATAACAAGGACATTTACGTAGCAAAAATTTATAATGAATCGAACCGTATATCTATTAGTCTAGCCTCATTTGTTTGCAattaatggaggtctgaatcttaatcattcagatcttAGTCATTAAGTGTGTTTGTTCTTTGGGTctgaatcttaatcattcagatccagtccattaagtgcatttgttttatCTCTTTTAAAAGTTCTTAATGGATCTGAATAAGTCTGAATGAATCAGATTTGTAACAAAGTTTTAACACAATTTAGActcataaatatatattttttttcagcCAAAATTTCACGCAGGTCTTCTTCCTTTGTGCAAAAAAACAATTTCACTCTTCCCTCTCCAACTATCCATCGACAACCAATTTATTTTCCTCTTAAACTGGTAAGGTTCTAAAATCTTCACCCACTTGCTGATAATTAAGCACTAGAAGAACATGAATATTTCTACAAAAGAAGGTTTAATTTATTAATACTATGTACTGGTAAATCTACATTAAATTAAAATGGGATTGGAAAAAACCGAGGCATGTAATATCTCGAGAATACATATAAATCTTATATGAATAATATTTATAGTTCGCCCATTTAAGGCTTGATGTTGGTGTAAGCTTCTTATATTAATATGTATGTCCACAATTATCAAAAGGTGTTTTTAGAGGGATAATTGCATATGCAGCTTAAAAAGGATTATGAATGCATATGCAGTTTCAGGTTAAAAACGATAATGAATGCATATgcagtttcaattttttttttatttttattttttaaaagagaggGTGAAAGCATATGCAAGCAATTTCTCAAGAAAAACTAATTCTCAGCATTTAAAATTTCACGTTACCTTGTTAGAATAATTTTTTATACTGATTTCAGATCGTTCAAAATATTTGTCCAAGATAAAATATACATTTATATCTTCGAAATATTATTTTCtatcaaaaaataattttattttgttgTAATGAGTTTATTATAATATTTTATTGATATAATGTTTAATTCCTAATTTTATTTGAATATTATACTGAATATGATTAaaaagataaattatatacattcaGATATCGAAAACAaatagtcttaatcattcagtgttcaaaTCCAGAGACAAAATCTTAATATTTCAGATGTGTATTCAGATTTAGACCCCTAAATCTTAATGCACATCTTACTATTCAGATGTGTATTCAAATTCAGACGTCTTAATAATGTAAACAAATAAGGCCAAGACACCTTTGAAACTCACAATTAATATAATAGGAAAAATGGCAGTTTTAGTCCCTGAGTTATTACCTAATTCTGATTTTGATCCTTGTGTTAGTGGACTAAGCATAATTAACCTTTAATTAAATAACTTGTGGTATTTTAGTCCTTTAACCTAACTTAAAGTTAACACCGTTAACTTTTTAATTCTTTTCTTAACCACCTCAGTGGGAACATATTCTACAGTATTCTAATTAGAGTTTATCCCCCATTTACAATTCCATCTCTCTTACATTGAAAACATAATATCATGGCGAATAAAACGGTTAAGCAGACTTAATTAAGAGTATTCTCAAAGCTAATCCACTTAGTAGTTGTGTTTCTCAATAGTAAAAACCAGTAATTGAAGATTGTAAGTTGTAACATATCTATTTTAGATGACACACCTAGTAGTACTAAATGAAAGAAAGTCAACGTTGCATATTgtaaataaaatcacataatatgcACTGCTAGTGAACTAGTCTTGTTttaaggatgttgttattaattaAGCTACCGTCCAATGGAACTTGACACAAAAAGTTATTCGCACATTACGATTCTTCCTTATTCTTTGAACTGACTGATTATATTGCCATAGTCAAGTTAACAATCAGGAATTTATGAAGCGTAAACTCTGAGACTTTTAAGTAGTACACTGCATCTCTTTCACAATTACGTAAGTTATTTCCATTGAAGGAGAAAATCACAGAATAAAAAGTTAACAGTGTTAACTCCAAATTAGGTTAAAGGACTAAAATTACACACTTTATTTAATTAAAGGTTAAATGTGCTTAGCCAATTAACACAAGGATCAAAACTAGAATTGGCCATTTTCCCATTATAATATAACTTATGGTTAATATGGAAAAGCCAAAGTAGAAAAGGCGATTTTGGCTTTCAACTAATGGGTGGTTagacttttttcttttttgctgaagaagaaaaaaagaaaaacttaacgcccaccgtggggctcgAACCCACGACCACAAGGTTAAGAGCCTTGCGCTCTACCAACTGAGCTAGACGGGCTGCTTGGGCATAATACATGTGATAGCCCTACTTATTGAATAAATTGCTAACATCAACTAAACAATTTGGTCAAACGTAGAAGGAAAAGAAAACTCGGAACAATCGGAAAATAAATAACTAAAGGTAGCAAAAATAATAACTGATATTACTTAACAGTCAGAAATAATTTTGCGAATTATTCACAAACTCATGATTTTCAGCTCGAGTGAAAACAAAGAGAAATGGGAATAAGATATATATTTCAGAGTTTTAGCTTCCCTTATTAATTTTATCATTATTACTATCCTACTATCTAATTCTTCAATTGTGCAATTACTTACTGTTTTCTTTGTTTTGGTTATCATATTATTTGCTGTTGCTACCGCTCTTTCTTTCATTATTTTCAACGTTACTTCTTCACTATTGCATTTTCTTTTCATACTTGATTTGATATGCTTTACTTGAACCGAAGGTCTATAAGAAACAACCTCTTTATCTTCACAATGTAGGGGTAAGGTTGAGTACACACCACCCCCAGACCCACTTGTAGAATTATATCAGGTATGTTGTTACTGTTGTTATTTTAACTTTCTATCACACTTTAGCGTCACCATTTAGTTTCCTCACATTTcattattaaaataaaataagtggGTAAAGCAAATAAAGCCTTGTAtctcttttaattatatataagcTTTTTGCATTATATTATCGGAAAACAGATTAACATCCGATACAGCAATGTGTCATTCTAATATTTCAGCGATGAAAAGTCCCAGACCCAATGGTTTTATGTTGGCAAGCAATCTGTTTCTGTTTGGTTTCAGTTTAAAAACCAAATTGGAATTCACAAACAGTCCAAGGGCTGTTTCCAAAACAAAACCAAGAGCCATTTGATTGTCAGTCACTTCCTAACATTAGCAACTTTTACCTCCCTGCTACACTATTGGGTTAATCTCATAATCTTCAGCGTTGGTTGATAGGTTGAATgggaaatgaaaggaaaagaagtggagggaaaatgagttgttctctcttgctttatgaaataagcatttgtcccTCATAGATAGTGGAAAGAAAAGTTCTTCTACTTAAAAATAGAAGCACTCCTTCTTGTTGCTAAAGCATCAAGAAGAAGGTCTCCTCTCGGGCCATCATCGTTGCTCGACTCGGCTTCGGTcaaatgattgattgataatttttttggatcaaatttcctctaattttaattatttagttaattattatttatttaactaattaattaaaatttacaGATCCTGACTCGTTAGTGACCCGAATCCGCGTGTCTGACCTGCGACCCGTTTCtttcccggattaatttaaaaTTTCCCTCCGTTTTTAAACGGAatttttctgaaaggttgcaaaccttttcccaagCAGTGCTTCAATGGCTATATTTTTGTTGATCCTCAAAATTTTTACTTATGAAAATTTCtgatattcttcttcttcttcttcttctttctctgcaCTTCTTAAAAACTCTCGTGTGATATACTACCTTCGAGTGGTTCGTAGTCATCAGAATTTGCTATACCCCTATtttggtgagtaaatcgttcAATCCTGGGAGGAAAGATTCCAATACCTCGGGTACAtagaggggaataatttccttaaggacacactgtgaatTCAATGGGCTCGATTTGATTTTCCATATAATTTAACATACTGTTCATATTATTTTTTCAGTTTCTGTTTTCTGTTTCAGGAATTATTCTAAGTCACTGGTTCAAAGTATTTTTGCAATACAGATTTATTAACATTCACAAATCTAAACATGTCTCTATAGACCAAAAACATACACCTAGGAATGACAACCACGCAAGAACCAAACCGTGACATACATTTGCCATGTGTAAGTGCAAGAACTAAAACAGCTTCATATCTACCTTCTTCAGCCAAAAAAAATCGATACCCTGAAACGCTTTAAATACATGGCAACAGAAATTTGTTGCGTAATGACCAAAAATTCGATCAAAACACCATGACCTTTTAAGACACAGTTAATATGTTTGGCTGTTGTTCGAACAACATAACCATGAACCGTTTGCATACCAGATGTGGTGCTATCTGTAACTTACTCTTTGGAGTTTGGTTCGTAATCTCAAGAAACCCCCGAGATAAACCTCCACATAAAAGTTTGGGAATGCTCTGCCGGAAAGTGATGACTAAAGTGCAGATGAAAAGGGTCAAAATGCATACTTTGAACCCAGCATAGAGTTTTCAACACCATTAGATTCCCACAAACAAAGAGCAAATCAAATTGTTCCAAGAAGGATCTGTTCGACCTTTACCCATGCATAAGAAGTTAAGAACAGAATTTCTTAGTACATAGTACATAATACAAAATATCACAAAAGCAAAGGAGCCCCTCCAGAATGGTCACCAGCAACTAATCCATGGCATATTTTTGAGTCCAAACTCGGGCAAGTGTCTCATACTGGCTTCTATCAGTCATGTACATATAAGCAATCTCCGGCACCAAAGGGTGATCAGGATTAGGGTCTGTTAGCAGAGAACAGATAGAGAGCAATACCTGCAAGGGACAAATTAATTACGCCTCTAAAATACAACCAACTAAAATCTAATCTGATGAATGCCTGCCTGCACTTGATTGTTCAATTATAATTAATGATATTGTGAACACAATGAATAAATTCAGACACATACTTCCTCTGATTTATGAATACAAATAATATTGAAGTTCTACTTTGGAACAAAGCCAGTTGCTTCTGCTATTAAACTCTTGATATTACAACCTGACAAAAGGGGCAGAGAATCACAGTTCCCACCTCACCTCACCTAAATACTAATAAGACATTTTAGATACCTTTTAAACCAACCTTGAAAACACAATAAAAAAAGGCATCATAAAATATAATTCCAATATGTGGGATTTGCATCAGTTGGTTTAACCCTGAACTACTCCACAAGCTTGACCACATGGAAAGACAGTGCCATTAATATAAATATACACAGAAATCCTCTTGAGGCTGATCtaatgaaaaaggaaaacaaggagtatatgattgatttttttttatttttttttttgagaaggaaGGAGTACATAATTGATGTGGACATACAAGTCTCACTGATCCAATATTTACATTGGCATCTTCACTCCCTTAAGGACATTTTATTCAACCAGAAGAGTACTAGTCCTTAAAATCTTGGGATGTAAATAACCAAAATAAAAGATTGAATGTGGTAACCTATACCAAGAAATTCAACTAACCTTGGAGATTGTAAGTGCAGGGCTCCACTGATCCATCAAAATGTCTAGGCAAATGTTaccattgttgttgatgtttgggtggaAAACCTGTGTCTTGAAAGTTACCTGCACATTTATCTAATGTAATGAGGATGATAAATTTGCCGATagggaaaaaaaaattagaagtaAAGAGCTTGCAGAACAACACCCTCGTTGATTTTGCACATGGAAGTGCTTCAAACTTGCGTGCTTTGGCAAATGGATGTTAAAAAATATTATGTCGCAGGTTTAAAAGATGTGAAGAAACATACCATCAAGTGATTCTCAAGCAATGTGCAAAAATTGCACTTAAGTTGTTAATACACCTATAAGAAAAGAGCACCGAGATTCCAAGTTATCATGGTTTTGGCTCAATACACCAAACCTCGACTGAAAGGGAAATCTAAGCCATCCCTCTTCAATTTGCACAATATGATGTATTTTTCCTACCTGAGATCAGGCTCTAGTTAAGTTACACAAGCAACAGTACCACATGGTTGAAATAAACAAGTGGAGAAACAATACTCTCTCTTGCTGACAATAGACGAGATTCTATGCCTTGGTACCTTAGTAAGCGTTACAGAACAGTTTTTCAAATAACAACAAGACTCAGTACTAGACCTTCATGACTGCATTAACAAATGCACTCTGACAATGTCAGTAAATCCATGACTTTTTACCATGGATTCCTTATTATGCAAGCCCAGTCCACAAAACACAGGAAGACATATATCCATTCGAAACTCTAATCACAGGGCATGGAACCGGCGATAGAACTAAAGCTGAACCCAAGTACTTCCATCATATGTGGCATCACCTTCTCAAATACAGTGTGCTCTGCCTGCTAATATCTTGTAACATATAGCTATTGCTGCTCGTAGGTTTTGGAAAAAAGAACTAACACGATTAAAATCTAATTAACCTGATGACATGGTTTCTAAAATCAATTAGATTACCTATGAAGGTGTCAAACAGCCAGAAATTCAAACTTCATTAAAGGCCATTTAAAAATGCGAGTAGTGACTTTGTATAGGAAATGAAAAGGATATCAACAGTTGACACCAGTTGAGTTGAGCTTTGATATCTATACTTACCTAATAAAGTTATTAAAGTGAACAAAGACGTTTCAATCTTAGTTGATACAGTAAAATTACAAGCCTAGAAATGATGAGCAAATttgattttgtaaaaaaagaagcAAGAGAAGTTTTAGAAATATCATGTTAATAAGCAAACAAAAAATGAGATCATCAAGTGTCATCAACAGATACACATCCTTAATTTAATACCTTTGGTGGCTTAAATGGATAGTTAGCTGGAAAATCAACAGTAAGATGAAACACTCCACCAGCATAAGCACCGTCAGGTGGACCTATAATTGTTGCTTGCCAATGAAACATATCTTCAGCAACTGGACCTAACACAGATAACATGAGCAAGAGCACAAGGAATGAGAATACAACTTGCCACATGCATATCCTTAAACAAGTTTTTGACAAACTGGGTGTAATACAAACACTTCTTCAACAACTCAAAATACAAACAGCAGATTTAACAACAAATAAAGATAGATAACAGCTTTCCAGATGCAGACCGTAAACAAGTCCCAATCATAAGCTTGGACATGGTAAGCTGTCAACCTCTGTGTGCAGGTCAATATCAAGTTGAGAACCTCAGTCCTAAGCAACTATGTTgcacggactcttcaaaaatatcttcgggtgcgtgtcggatactccaaaagtagtgcatttttggagaatctgacacgggtgcggcaacgaAAGTGAAGAGACTTAGCTAAGCAATGCGGATTTTCCATTAGTTTGAAAAACATGACTTCCAGATAGTATCGTGATTTAAGATTCCTCCACATAACCTTGTCTAAGGCAGTGCATGCGTCATTCTATCTATTCCTCAATCTCATGGATATAGGCAACGGATGGCAAGGTCGTATTTGCTCATTTTATACAAAATTTGAACAAGTCAAAATTTCAGTCATGAGGAAGTAATTAGCCAACACATAAGCAACCAAACTTACTAGTAAAAAAGAGATCTTTTCTATATAAAAGCAATCACACAACAATTTATTTATGTGTCATATATCCCTGTTACTAACTTCAAATTAGAAAAGCAATTATCTCGCCCTTGTTTAGGTTATCCTTGGCCTTTTTCGGGAAGAGGGATAAAGAAAGCTCTTCATACTCGTGTTACCTTTTAAAATAATAGAACAAGAGCTCCAGGACGTTACCTCTATAGACAATATGATATATTTCAAAAAAAGAATATGTACCAGGTGGAAAAGGAGAATGAGGAGCGTAGAATTCTGGACATAAATGCCCAACTACTTCTTCCTTAGTCTATAGTACAAATGCTGTGTTACATCGTTAGAGTCATACTGAGTAAAGAGAGACATCAAGAGTACAGATAAGCCAAGAGGACCAGCAGGCTACTGAAGCTAAATTAGTTGATCTAATAAGTCTGCAGTATCCATTTTTAAGcgtgtcatcatcatcatcatcatcatacctAGTATAATCCCACGAAGTGGGTGGGGAGGGTtagagtatacgcagaccttgCCCCTACCATGGgagatagagaggctgtttccgatagaccctcagctcaaagaaaaaaagaaaggtaaACCAAATTTGTCCGGAAAAATAAATAATAGAAGTGAAGAAGTCAAtgcaaaatactaaataaaacatgACAAAGCAGTGTGAAATTGGAACAATATAGTACCACCAACTCATATGACAATCGAAGTAACAGGCACAACAGCATAACTGAAATTaaaggacaagaaactacaagaGCAATACAAAGCGTGCCAACGCTCAACTAactactagccttctatcctaatacgcatcctccataacctcctatctaggACACGTAGTAACTGAAGCAATATTTCTTCTTCTTAAGAGAAGTTCCCTATATAGATACTATCAGATAAGTTCCTATACAATAGACGAAGTTTACCTTCAAAAGCTGACAGACCATTTTGCCCTTAAAATATATCTTATTCTTTCAAAATTCAATATATTAATTTTCTTAGTTAACCTTGCATTTATTTTCTTAGTTAATCTCAAAAGGTAAAGAACTTAAAAGTTACATTGAATGGTTCAATAATGTAGACCAGATTCATACGCAGGTATAGTTTATTCTGTCAAAAATCAATACATTGGTTTTCTTAATTAATCTCAAAGGATAGATCATTTGAAAATTTACATCGAATGGTACAATTATATAGACCGGATTCATATGCAGAAATATTCCTACGGCTATTTAGGGCAAGATAAAAAATAGTTAAAAGTAAAAGGACGAGAAAAAGGTACCAGCGCTACAAAAGGTAGGAGGATCTTTAAGGAGATCCTTGAGCTCGTTTTGAATCCGCTTTGACGCCATGATTGATCAAATCCCTAAGTACCACAAAAATCATAGATCAGCTCCAAATGCACAGATATATAAGGAAGATAATTAAACACCATAAAAGCACAACtgaaaaagagaagagaaaaacttTAACTGAGTTTTAGTTTAAAAAGGAGAGAAAATCTTACTTGAACGAGGTTCTAAAAATCGGGTGGAGTAGAGCGGTTTCGAGGTAGCGCTTCGACTCGTTTCTGGCCAACTCCGACTAgaagaaagatatttcaattgaCAGGAATGGAACTTCTGAGAAAAGCACAACTATTTATATTATATCCTAGCTGTTTGCCAGGGGCAGGGACAGATAAAACCAAAGGAGTTTTTCATGCATTGATATATTTAATTAATCCGCCGGGACTGACGGCTGGATTAATCACATTTGAGACCTAAGGAAGGGGAATTAGCAGTCAACTGGGTTAAATCGTAACAAGACAGTTGTAGGGGAACCTGTGGCTGGATTAAATCTTTCACGATGAAAATGCACTCTTCCCCAACTTTCCTATTTTAGCCAGATTAGTCAACATTTATCTTTTTCGATGCTGGAATTGGTCCTAAAAAGCCATTCAGGTTCGTTATCGAGTAGGTATCAGTGGAAGCATAAGGATAAAAGAGCGTGTACGAGTTGTTTATTTCAAGAATAGGCCAAATTCAGATTTCGCTTGCTTCTCCCCATCGTCGAGCTTCGATAGTCTAAAACTAGTGACCTAGGCTTCTCCACCAAATAATCATACCCGAA
Coding sequences within it:
- the LOC132603814 gene encoding ubiquitin-conjugating enzyme E2-17 kDa-like, whose amino-acid sequence is MASKRIQNELKDLLKDPPTFCSAGPVAEDMFHWQATIIGPPDGAYAGGVFHLTVDFPANYPFKPPKVTFKTQVFHPNINNNGNICLDILMDQWSPALTISKVLLSICSLLTDPNPDHPLVPEIAYMYMTDRSQYETLARVWTQKYAMD